One genomic region from Leptolyngbyaceae cyanobacterium JSC-12 encodes:
- a CDS encoding family 3 adenylate cyclase (IMG reference gene:2510096215~PFAM: Adenylate and Guanylate cyclase catalytic domain; Response regulator receiver domain), whose amino-acid sequence MDFELGSLLVVDDMEANRDLLTRRLQRQGHKVTVATNGREALGLIKQQSFDLILCDIMMPEMDGYQVLEELKADPGLRHIPVIMISALDDMESVVRCIELGAEDYLFKPFNPTLLKARIGVCLEKKRLRDQEQAYLKQIQLEQEKSEHLLLSILPKPVAEQLKQNQQTIAENFTAATVLFADIVGFTQIASARSPIETVRLLNEIFSAFDYLAEKHNLEKIKTIGDAYMVVGGIPTYRVDHAAAIADMALDMQDATAQFNQQTGEFITLRIGISTGPVVAGVIGTKKFIYDLWGDTVNTASRMESQGLPGCIQVTEATYTCLNQTFEFEPRGAIEIKGKGKMMTYLLKKRL is encoded by the coding sequence ATGGATTTTGAACTTGGCTCACTGTTAGTGGTTGATGATATGGAAGCAAACCGAGATTTGCTGACACGCCGTTTACAACGTCAGGGGCACAAGGTCACCGTGGCAACCAATGGGCGCGAAGCATTGGGCTTGATTAAGCAACAGTCATTTGACCTGATCTTGTGTGACATCATGATGCCAGAAATGGATGGCTATCAAGTGTTGGAAGAACTCAAGGCAGATCCAGGGTTACGACACATTCCTGTAATTATGATTTCAGCATTGGATGATATGGAAAGTGTGGTGCGCTGTATCGAATTGGGGGCTGAAGATTACCTGTTTAAGCCATTCAACCCAACGTTGCTCAAAGCCAGGATTGGAGTCTGTTTGGAGAAAAAGCGCTTACGTGATCAGGAGCAAGCTTATCTAAAACAGATTCAATTAGAGCAGGAAAAATCAGAGCATTTGTTACTCAGCATTTTGCCCAAACCCGTTGCTGAGCAGCTTAAGCAAAACCAACAGACAATCGCGGAGAATTTTACTGCTGCTACAGTACTATTTGCAGATATTGTAGGCTTTACCCAAATTGCCAGTGCGCGATCGCCCATTGAAACAGTAAGGTTGCTCAACGAAATTTTTTCAGCATTTGATTACCTGGCAGAAAAACACAATTTAGAAAAGATTAAAACCATCGGGGATGCTTACATGGTGGTGGGTGGCATTCCCACCTACCGGGTGGATCATGCTGCAGCAATTGCTGATATGGCGCTGGATATGCAAGACGCGACTGCTCAATTTAACCAGCAAACAGGCGAGTTTATTACCCTGCGAATTGGCATCAGCACGGGACCTGTTGTAGCTGGAGTGATTGGCACCAAAAAGTTTATCTACGACCTCTGGGGGGATACCGTCAACACTGCCAGTCGCATGGAGTCTCAGGGACTGCCTGGCTGCATTCAGGTCACTGAAGCAACCTACACTTGCCTGAATCAAACCTTTGAGTTTGAGCCACGAGGAGCGATCGAGATTAAAGGCAAAGGCAAAATGATGACATATCTTCTAAAAAAGCGACTGTAG
- a CDS encoding ammonium transporter ((TC 1.A.11); IMG reference gene:2510096214~PFAM: Ammonium Transporter Family; Histidine kinase-, DNA gyrase B-, and HSP90-like ATPase; Response regulator receiver domain; His Kinase A (phosphoacceptor) domain; PAS fold~TIGRFAM: PAS domain S-box; ammonium transporter), producing the protein MEKTTLDILWVITSTSLVFLMQAGFLCLESGLTRNKNNINVAIKNLTDFGVSALLFWAIGFGLMFGTSANGWMGTTHFFPDFSQSQSSKWFTAFFLFQLMFCGTSVTIVSGAVAERMRFSSYLAIAALISGLIYPVFGHWAWAGAETGKLAGWLGKQGFVDFAGSTAVHSVGGWVSLAALVLIGPRMGRFRKQHLQRIPGSNYPLATLGTLLLWFGWFGFNGGSTLAMNAQIPVVLVNTILSGASGLLTAVVLSWVLEQRADVDWLMYGTLAGLVSITANCHAVSTGAAIAIGAIGSVLTICSTFLLIRFRIDDAVGAIPVHLVAGVWGTLAVALFGKPEVLGTGLDFTAQLRVQVWGILFCGVWTFGVSYLVFQQIDRWFPLRVSIEHETIGLNISEHGATNDLLDLFQVMDEQSKTGDLSLRAPVEPFTEVGQIADRYNQAIAALETAVTKTNAIVRTARDGIITFSQDERIDSVNPSAEAIFGYSAAELQGQPITKLLDRSAKLTSVSSSTSGYLSLLDLIKPDIYCEITGCRADGSTFPLEIIVTKSRAGETVFYTGTFRDITTRKLEAQELQNAKERAEQANQTKSQFLANMSHELRTPLNAIIGYSEMLQEDATGAEQERFIPDLQKIHGAGKHLLGLINDVLDLSKIEAGKMELYLETFDIANMVRDVVNTIQPLVQKQQNTLVVHCPSDIGIMHSDLTKLRQNLFNLLSNASKFTENGTITLTVAKQESEVRFTVSDTGIGMTADQIARLFQPFVQADASTTRKYGGTGLGLTITQRFCQMMGGDIWVQSELGQGSTFTMWLPERLQHGETLKSPAIAPIPTSPTLHSNPSRSKTLLVIDDDPTMHDLLGRYLGKEGFDIIHATSGEEGLRLARELRPSMITLDVMMPSMDGWAVLSRLKSDPELANIPVILLTMVDDKTMGYTLGATDYLTKPVNRDCLLAVLHKHRCPNPPCPILLVEDDPSARELMRLLLEKEGWVVTEAENGRVALEFLEKTLPELILLDLMMPEVDGFSVLAELQQRAEWQSIPVIVLTAKDITTDEHRLLQGRVDQIFQKGVFDREELLSKVRYLVSRWHEP; encoded by the coding sequence ATGGAGAAAACAACCTTGGATATTTTGTGGGTAATCACCAGTACCAGTCTGGTTTTTTTAATGCAAGCCGGATTCTTGTGTCTGGAGTCAGGCTTAACCCGCAACAAAAATAACATCAATGTTGCCATCAAAAACCTCACAGATTTTGGAGTCTCAGCCTTGTTGTTTTGGGCGATCGGGTTTGGGCTGATGTTTGGCACATCCGCCAATGGCTGGATGGGGACTACTCACTTCTTCCCAGATTTCAGTCAGAGTCAGTCCAGCAAATGGTTCACTGCCTTTTTTCTATTTCAACTGATGTTTTGTGGCACCTCAGTCACCATTGTTTCCGGCGCTGTGGCAGAGCGCATGCGTTTTAGCAGCTATCTAGCCATAGCAGCACTCATTTCTGGTCTTATCTACCCTGTATTTGGGCATTGGGCATGGGCAGGAGCAGAAACTGGAAAATTAGCAGGCTGGTTGGGAAAGCAGGGGTTTGTAGATTTTGCTGGTTCGACGGCAGTGCATAGTGTGGGCGGTTGGGTGTCGCTGGCGGCACTTGTGCTCATTGGTCCCCGAATGGGGCGGTTTCGTAAACAACACCTTCAGAGAATCCCAGGCTCTAACTATCCCCTGGCAACGTTGGGAACGTTGCTATTGTGGTTTGGCTGGTTTGGCTTTAATGGTGGCAGTACCCTGGCAATGAATGCTCAAATTCCAGTTGTCCTAGTCAATACAATATTGTCTGGTGCTAGTGGACTTTTGACGGCGGTTGTGCTGAGTTGGGTATTGGAGCAGCGAGCCGATGTCGATTGGTTGATGTATGGGACGCTGGCGGGGCTAGTGTCGATTACGGCGAACTGTCATGCTGTTTCAACGGGAGCAGCGATCGCAATCGGGGCGATCGGCTCAGTGCTCACTATCTGCTCAACCTTTTTATTGATACGATTTCGGATTGATGATGCAGTTGGTGCCATTCCAGTGCATTTGGTTGCAGGAGTTTGGGGAACGCTGGCAGTAGCGCTTTTTGGGAAGCCAGAAGTACTGGGTACTGGCTTAGACTTCACCGCACAATTACGAGTTCAGGTATGGGGGATTCTTTTCTGTGGTGTTTGGACCTTTGGTGTCTCCTACTTAGTTTTTCAGCAAATTGATCGCTGGTTCCCGCTCCGAGTTTCAATCGAGCACGAAACGATCGGGCTAAATATTTCTGAGCATGGTGCAACAAATGACTTGCTCGATCTGTTTCAGGTCATGGATGAACAGTCCAAAACAGGAGACCTGAGCCTGCGAGCACCCGTAGAACCGTTTACTGAAGTCGGGCAAATTGCTGATCGCTACAACCAGGCAATTGCGGCGCTAGAAACCGCTGTAACAAAAACAAATGCGATCGTCAGAACTGCTCGTGACGGAATCATCACATTTTCCCAAGACGAACGCATTGATAGCGTTAACCCCAGTGCCGAAGCTATTTTCGGCTACTCCGCGGCTGAACTTCAAGGACAGCCAATCACAAAGTTATTGGACAGATCTGCCAAACTAACTTCGGTTTCTTCATCCACATCGGGTTACCTGTCCTTGCTCGATTTGATTAAACCTGATATCTACTGCGAAATTACGGGTTGCCGGGCAGATGGTTCTACTTTTCCCTTAGAAATAATAGTGACCAAGTCCAGAGCAGGAGAAACCGTATTTTACACAGGTACCTTTCGCGATATCACCACTCGCAAGTTGGAAGCCCAGGAACTTCAGAACGCTAAAGAACGAGCGGAACAGGCAAATCAAACGAAAAGCCAGTTCCTCGCTAATATGAGCCATGAACTGCGAACCCCACTTAACGCCATCATCGGCTATAGCGAAATGCTGCAAGAAGATGCAACAGGTGCAGAGCAAGAACGTTTCATCCCTGATTTGCAAAAAATTCATGGCGCTGGTAAGCATCTGCTGGGCTTGATCAATGACGTGTTAGACCTGTCCAAAATTGAGGCAGGCAAGATGGAACTTTATCTGGAAACCTTCGACATCGCCAACATGGTCAGGGATGTGGTCAATACTATTCAACCGTTGGTGCAGAAGCAACAAAATACGCTGGTCGTTCATTGCCCAAGCGACATTGGCATCATGCATTCTGACCTGACGAAATTGCGCCAGAACTTGTTTAATCTCCTCAGCAACGCCAGTAAATTTACGGAAAACGGGACGATCACATTGACGGTAGCCAAGCAGGAATCAGAAGTCAGATTTACTGTTTCTGACACTGGCATTGGCATGACGGCAGATCAGATCGCCCGCTTATTTCAGCCGTTTGTGCAGGCGGATGCTTCCACTACTCGGAAATACGGTGGAACAGGGCTAGGATTAACAATTACACAACGGTTTTGCCAGATGATGGGCGGAGACATTTGGGTGCAGAGTGAACTAGGACAGGGATCGACGTTTACGATGTGGTTGCCGGAGAGGCTGCAACACGGAGAGACTCTGAAGTCACCTGCGATCGCCCCCATCCCAACATCGCCAACTCTTCATTCAAATCCCTCTCGCAGCAAGACACTGCTGGTGATCGATGATGATCCCACAATGCACGATTTACTAGGACGCTACTTAGGCAAAGAGGGGTTTGACATCATTCATGCAACAAGCGGTGAAGAAGGGTTGCGCTTAGCACGAGAACTACGTCCCAGCATGATTACGCTAGATGTGATGATGCCAAGCATGGATGGCTGGGCAGTGCTTTCCAGGCTCAAGTCCGATCCAGAGTTAGCCAATATTCCAGTCATCTTACTAACAATGGTGGATGACAAAACAATGGGTTACACACTTGGCGCAACTGATTATCTGACTAAGCCAGTCAACCGCGATTGCCTCCTGGCAGTGTTACATAAGCATCGATGCCCCAATCCTCCTTGCCCAATTTTGTTAGTTGAAGATGATCCCTCAGCCCGGGAATTAATGCGATTGTTATTGGAAAAAGAGGGTTGGGTTGTGACCGAAGCTGAGAATGGCAGAGTTGCCCTGGAGTTTTTAGAGAAAACGCTGCCAGAACTGATTTTGCTAGACCTGATGATGCCAGAGGTGGATGGGTTTTCGGTGCTGGCGGAACTGCAACAGCGAGCGGAGTGGCAATCTATTCCAGTAATCGTTTTGACCGCTAAAGATATTACGACTGATGAGCACAGGCTTTTACAGGGTCGAGTTGATCAAATTTTCCAGAAAGGAGTATTTGACCGCGAAGAATTACTGAGTAAGGTACGCTATCTGGTTTCTCGCTGGCATGAGCCTTAG
- a CDS encoding dissimilatory sulfite reductase (desulfoviridin), alpha/beta subunit (IMG reference gene:2510096217~PFAM: 4Fe-4S binding domain; NIL domain~manually curated) — MKKRVTLTFPKRSVQMPVTYRLAKDFNVAANIIRAQVAPNQIGKLVVELSGDIDALEAAIDWMRSQDIGVSSSSREIVIDEELCVHCGLCTGVCPTEALTLDPESFKLTFARSRCIVCEQCIPTCPVQAISTNL, encoded by the coding sequence GTGAAAAAGCGAGTAACGTTGACGTTTCCAAAGCGCTCAGTGCAAATGCCAGTCACCTATCGATTGGCAAAAGATTTTAATGTCGCAGCAAATATCATTCGCGCCCAGGTTGCGCCGAACCAGATTGGTAAATTAGTGGTGGAATTGTCGGGTGATATTGATGCGCTGGAGGCGGCAATTGATTGGATGCGATCTCAGGATATTGGGGTGTCCTCGTCAAGCCGCGAGATTGTAATCGACGAAGAACTGTGTGTTCACTGCGGGTTGTGCACAGGGGTTTGCCCGACGGAGGCGCTGACCTTGGATCCAGAGTCCTTTAAGCTGACCTTTGCGCGATCGCGCTGTATTGTTTGTGAGCAGTGTATTCCTACGTGTCCAGTTCAGGCAATTTCAACCAACCTTTAA
- a CDS encoding acetyltransferase, N-acetylglutamate synthase (IMG reference gene:2510096218~PFAM: Acetyltransferase (GNAT) family) — MDCRHIQFCDQRSRIQLHQLQELFQLAAFWACDRKLDDLEIAIANSDPVITAWDDGQIIGFARATSDGIYRATIWDVVVHPGYQGAGLGRKLVQTVLSHPKMCWVERVYLMTTHQQAFYEKIGFEPNSSTTMVLHNQPVESIQPFAKKEREQGIGNREGM; from the coding sequence ATGGATTGTCGGCATATTCAATTTTGTGACCAGCGATCACGGATTCAGTTACATCAGCTTCAGGAACTATTCCAACTCGCAGCCTTTTGGGCTTGCGATCGCAAACTGGATGATTTAGAAATCGCGATTGCCAACAGTGATCCAGTAATCACCGCCTGGGATGATGGGCAAATTATTGGTTTTGCCAGAGCTACTTCTGACGGTATTTATCGTGCCACTATCTGGGATGTGGTCGTTCACCCTGGCTATCAAGGAGCGGGCTTGGGGCGCAAATTGGTGCAAACTGTCTTAAGTCATCCTAAAATGTGCTGGGTTGAGCGAGTGTATTTGATGACCACGCACCAGCAAGCGTTTTACGAAAAAATTGGCTTTGAACCCAACAGCAGCACCACCATGGTGTTGCATAATCAGCCAGTCGAAAGCATTCAACCGTTTGCTAAAAAGGAAAGGGAGCAGGGGATCGGGAATCGGGAAGGCATGTGA
- a CDS encoding protein translocase subunit secA (IMG reference gene:2510096220~PFAM: SecA DEAD-like domain; SecA preprotein cross-linking domain; SecA Wing and Scaffold domain~TIGRFAM: preprotein translocase, SecA subunit), giving the protein MLKAILGDPNTRKLRKYQPIVTEVALFEEQIQPLSDQALQNKTIEFKQRLEKGETLNDLLPEAFAVVREAARRVLGMRHFDVQILGGMILHEGQIAEMRTGEGKTLVATLPAYLNALSGKGVHVVTVNDYLARRDAEWMGQVHRFLGLTVGLIQQNMTPAERKKNYDCDITYGTNSELGFDYLRDNMATSMADVVQRPFNYCIIDEVDSVLIDEARTPLIISGQVERPSEKYVRAAEIARALDKDEHYEVDEKQRTILLTDEGFIRAEELLGVADLFDPKDPWAHYVFNAIKAKELFILDVNYIVRGGEVVIVDEFTGRVMPGRRWSDGLHQAIEAKEGVEIQPETQTLATITYQNFFLLYPKLAGMTGTAKTEEAEFGKIYNLEVTTIPTNRTNIRRDLSDVVYKTEEAKWKAIAFECAQMHEEGRPVLVGTTSVEKSELLSRLLAELKIPHNLLNAKPENVERESEIVAQAGRKGAVTIATNMAGRGTDIILGGNADYMARLKVREYFMPKIVRPEDEDEFGVTDVAAAHSSKGGGQGFVPGKKVKTWKASPQIFPTQLSKETEKELKEAVDFAVKEYGERSLSELEAEDKVAVASEKAPTDDPVIQKLRAVYNRIREEYEVYTSAEHDEVVYLGGLHVIGTERHESRRIDNQLRGRAARQGDPGSTKFFLSLQDNLLRIFGGDRVAGLMNAFRVEEDMPIESGMLTRSLEGAQKKVETYYYDIRKQVFEYDEVMNKQRRAIYAERRRVLEGEDLKEQVIKYAEQTMDDIVNAFINPELPPEEWELEKLVGKVKEFVYLLEDLEPKQLGDMSVSEIKAFLHEQARIAYDVKEAQIDQIQPGLMRQAERFFILQQIDTLWREHLQQMDSLRESVGLRGYGQKDPLIEYKSEGFELFLEMMTDIRRNVVYSLFQFQPQIQPSAPAATEAI; this is encoded by the coding sequence ATGTTAAAAGCAATTCTGGGCGATCCCAACACTCGTAAGCTGAGAAAATATCAACCAATTGTGACGGAAGTGGCTTTGTTTGAGGAACAAATCCAACCTCTTTCGGATCAAGCGTTGCAGAATAAAACCATTGAATTTAAGCAACGTCTAGAAAAAGGCGAAACCTTGAATGATCTCCTACCCGAAGCGTTTGCTGTTGTTCGAGAAGCTGCCCGGCGGGTTTTGGGAATGCGCCATTTTGACGTACAAATCCTGGGTGGCATGATTCTGCATGAAGGGCAAATTGCCGAAATGCGAACCGGAGAAGGAAAAACCCTGGTTGCGACTTTGCCTGCCTACTTGAACGCACTCAGCGGCAAGGGGGTGCACGTTGTAACTGTAAACGACTACCTGGCACGGCGGGATGCTGAATGGATGGGACAGGTGCATCGCTTCTTGGGCTTAACAGTAGGCTTGATTCAGCAGAATATGACTCCAGCAGAACGTAAGAAGAATTACGACTGCGACATTACCTATGGCACCAACAGCGAACTCGGGTTTGACTATCTGCGCGATAACATGGCAACGTCGATGGCAGATGTGGTGCAGCGTCCATTTAACTATTGCATTATTGACGAAGTAGATTCAGTGTTGATTGACGAAGCCCGGACACCATTGATTATTTCGGGACAAGTGGAGCGTCCGAGTGAGAAGTATGTTCGGGCAGCAGAAATTGCTCGAGCGCTGGATAAAGACGAGCACTATGAAGTCGATGAAAAACAGCGCACAATCCTACTCACCGACGAGGGGTTTATTCGGGCAGAAGAATTGTTGGGTGTGGCAGATTTGTTCGACCCTAAGGACCCCTGGGCGCACTATGTGTTTAACGCAATTAAGGCGAAAGAACTGTTTATTCTGGATGTGAACTACATCGTACGCGGCGGGGAAGTGGTGATTGTGGATGAATTCACTGGGCGAGTGATGCCAGGTCGTCGCTGGAGTGATGGCTTGCACCAAGCGATCGAGGCGAAGGAAGGGGTGGAAATTCAGCCAGAGACTCAAACTCTGGCAACCATTACCTACCAAAACTTCTTTTTGCTGTATCCCAAGCTAGCTGGCATGACGGGTACTGCTAAGACGGAAGAAGCGGAATTCGGCAAAATTTACAACCTGGAAGTGACGACGATTCCTACTAACCGCACAAACATCCGTCGAGATTTATCAGATGTGGTGTACAAAACGGAAGAAGCTAAGTGGAAGGCGATCGCGTTTGAATGTGCCCAGATGCATGAAGAAGGTCGCCCGGTACTGGTTGGAACCACCAGCGTAGAAAAATCAGAACTCTTATCTCGCCTGTTGGCAGAGCTTAAGATTCCCCACAACTTGCTAAATGCCAAACCAGAAAACGTAGAGCGGGAATCGGAAATCGTTGCCCAAGCTGGACGCAAGGGAGCCGTGACGATCGCGACCAATATGGCAGGACGCGGAACCGACATCATCTTGGGTGGCAACGCTGACTACATGGCACGGCTCAAAGTGCGAGAATACTTCATGCCTAAGATTGTGCGACCAGAAGATGAGGATGAATTTGGTGTAACTGATGTCGCGGCTGCTCATAGTAGCAAAGGCGGCGGACAGGGTTTTGTTCCTGGCAAAAAGGTGAAAACCTGGAAAGCCTCTCCTCAAATTTTCCCAACTCAGCTTTCTAAGGAAACTGAAAAGGAATTGAAAGAAGCAGTGGATTTTGCTGTGAAGGAATACGGGGAGCGATCGCTGTCAGAACTGGAAGCTGAAGATAAGGTTGCTGTTGCGTCTGAAAAAGCACCCACCGATGATCCAGTGATTCAAAAGCTGCGAGCAGTTTACAACCGGATTAGGGAAGAATACGAAGTGTATACTAGCGCTGAACATGATGAGGTGGTATACCTGGGTGGGTTGCATGTCATTGGCACAGAGCGGCACGAGTCTCGCCGGATTGACAACCAATTGCGCGGACGGGCTGCCCGCCAGGGTGACCCTGGTTCCACCAAGTTCTTCCTCAGTTTACAAGACAATCTATTACGAATCTTTGGCGGCGATCGCGTGGCGGGCTTGATGAATGCCTTCCGCGTAGAGGAAGATATGCCGATCGAGTCAGGGATGCTAACGCGATCGCTAGAAGGCGCGCAGAAAAAGGTAGAAACCTACTACTACGACATTCGGAAGCAGGTATTTGAATACGACGAAGTGATGAACAAGCAACGCCGTGCCATCTACGCCGAGCGTCGCCGCGTGCTGGAAGGAGAAGACCTGAAAGAGCAGGTAATTAAGTACGCCGAACAAACAATGGACGACATCGTCAATGCCTTCATTAACCCTGAGTTACCCCCCGAAGAGTGGGAATTGGAAAAACTGGTAGGCAAGGTGAAGGAGTTTGTTTACCTGCTAGAAGACCTGGAACCGAAACAGCTCGGAGACATGAGCGTTAGTGAAATCAAAGCTTTTCTACACGAGCAAGCTCGTATTGCTTACGATGTCAAGGAAGCCCAAATTGATCAAATCCAGCCCGGTCTGATGCGCCAGGCAGAGCGATTTTTCATCCTACAACAGATTGATACCCTCTGGCGAGAGCACCTGCAGCAAATGGATAGCTTGCGCGAATCAGTAGGTCTACGCGGCTACGGGCAAAAAGACCCGCTGATTGAATACAAGAGCGAAGGCTTTGAACTCTTTCTGGAAATGATGACTGACATTCGTCGCAATGTGGTCTACTCACTCTTCCAGTTTCAGCCGCAGATTCAACCATCTGCCCCCGCTGCAACTGAAGCAATCTAA
- a CDS encoding triosephosphate isomerase (IMG reference gene:2510096216~PFAM: Triosephosphate isomerase~TIGRFAM: triosephosphate isomerase): protein MRKKVLAGNWKMYKTQAEAAEFLEGFLPHLENTPDEREVVLCVPFTDLVLMSKILHGSAIRLGAQNVHWETCGAYTGEISAPMLTEVGVRYVVIGHSERRQYFGETDETVNLRIKAAQNAGLTPILCVGETKQQRDMGETESLIIGQLQKGLADVDQSNLVIAYEPIWAIGTGDTCDSKEANRVIGLIRSQLTNPSVPIQYGGSVKPDNIDEIMAQPEIDGALVGGASLQPASFARIVNYQF, encoded by the coding sequence GTGCGAAAGAAGGTTCTTGCTGGCAACTGGAAAATGTACAAAACTCAGGCAGAAGCAGCCGAGTTTTTAGAAGGATTTTTGCCGCATCTGGAAAACACACCAGATGAGCGGGAAGTCGTGCTGTGCGTTCCCTTTACCGATTTAGTGCTCATGTCAAAAATTTTGCATGGCAGCGCAATTCGGTTGGGTGCCCAAAATGTTCATTGGGAAACGTGTGGGGCTTATACCGGAGAAATCTCAGCTCCGATGCTGACCGAAGTTGGTGTCCGTTATGTAGTGATCGGGCACAGTGAGCGTCGTCAATACTTTGGCGAAACAGATGAAACTGTGAATCTGCGGATTAAGGCGGCTCAGAATGCAGGATTAACTCCTATCTTGTGTGTGGGCGAAACTAAGCAACAACGCGATATGGGTGAAACAGAATCCTTGATAATTGGGCAATTACAAAAAGGATTAGCCGATGTTGATCAATCGAATCTGGTAATCGCCTATGAGCCAATTTGGGCAATTGGAACGGGTGATACCTGTGATTCTAAGGAAGCCAATCGGGTAATTGGGCTAATTCGCAGTCAGTTGACTAATCCTAGTGTGCCAATTCAATATGGGGGATCTGTGAAGCCAGACAATATTGATGAAATCATGGCGCAACCTGAAATTGATGGAGCGTTGGTGGGCGGTGCCAGTTTGCAACCCGCCAGTTTTGCTCGAATTGTCAACTACCAGTTTTGA
- a CDS encoding Dihem cytochrome c (IMG reference gene:2510096219~PFAM: Dihaem cytochrome c), whose product MTHSSNRHSRFKHRTSSYPTRRSQPERRRSILLLVLLLLVWSVCLGVGFAQATEPRSAAEAIAQSTIPASNPANVDAANKEDTANREAIGTVDVVPERFQVGQKLYLENCATCHIGIPPAVMPSQTWRQLIQDSQHYGASIQPVGVPEVQILWQYLREYSRPLAEGETTPYRIHQSRIFKALHPRVTFTEKVSLTSCISCHPGAGAYDFRRLTAEWQHAP is encoded by the coding sequence ATGACTCATTCGTCGAACCGACATTCTAGATTCAAACATCGAACGTCTTCGTATCCTACGCGACGCTCTCAGCCAGAACGCCGCCGTTCTATTTTACTCTTAGTGCTGCTTTTACTGGTTTGGAGCGTTTGCTTGGGAGTAGGGTTTGCCCAAGCTACTGAACCACGGTCGGCGGCTGAAGCGATAGCTCAATCTACTATTCCAGCTAGTAATCCAGCCAATGTAGACGCTGCAAACAAGGAAGACACCGCAAACAGAGAGGCGATCGGTACTGTAGATGTTGTCCCAGAACGATTCCAAGTTGGGCAAAAGCTTTACCTGGAAAACTGCGCCACCTGCCACATCGGCATTCCGCCTGCGGTGATGCCATCCCAAACCTGGCGGCAACTGATTCAAGACTCCCAACATTACGGCGCAAGCATTCAACCCGTAGGTGTGCCAGAAGTCCAAATCCTTTGGCAATATCTACGGGAATACTCCCGTCCCCTGGCAGAAGGCGAAACCACTCCTTATCGAATACACCAATCTCGCATTTTCAAAGCACTTCATCCGCGAGTTACATTTACCGAAAAAGTTAGCCTTACAAGCTGTATTTCTTGCCATCCTGGAGCTGGAGCCTACGATTTTCGCCGGTTAACCGCTGAATGGCAACACGCCCCCTGA